A single window of Phycisphaerae bacterium DNA harbors:
- a CDS encoding type II secretion system protein, translating into MNHKLQAHFGGTRVNRFGFTIIELLVVMAVISLLTTILLPALSNARRSARRTECSAHLREIGLAASMYLQAEKTFPSLNNEPEDGHWQYNYVIWDGRDFDHNFGPMVQTNLFPDMQVPYCPTQESPYHRLNTFVNPWPVKQLLDTRAGYGRRPRVTGMDVTQMPVGWALYADLFHTPDYIASDHRSGINAAHVDGSVRFVSNFESLIDNDMTLPTSLIDNPTMMKIWTRLDSK; encoded by the coding sequence ATGAACCACAAACTACAAGCTCATTTTGGCGGGACGAGAGTGAACCGGTTCGGCTTTACGATCATCGAATTGCTAGTTGTGATGGCCGTAATCTCGCTCCTCACGACGATCCTACTTCCCGCATTGTCCAACGCCCGGCGCAGCGCGCGACGAACGGAGTGCAGCGCGCATCTGCGCGAAATTGGCCTCGCTGCGTCGATGTACTTGCAGGCTGAAAAAACCTTTCCATCGCTCAACAACGAACCCGAAGACGGACATTGGCAATACAATTATGTCATTTGGGATGGTCGGGACTTTGATCACAATTTCGGTCCGATGGTCCAGACGAACCTTTTTCCCGATATGCAAGTTCCCTATTGCCCCACGCAGGAATCTCCCTACCATCGCCTCAACACTTTTGTAAACCCCTGGCCCGTCAAACAACTTCTTGATACCCGCGCGGGCTACGGTCGTCGTCCCAGGGTGACGGGGATGGACGTGACGCAGATGCCTGTGGGCTGGGCCCTTTACGCCGACCTTTTCCACACGCCGGACTATATCGCTTCGGATCATCGATCCGGCATAAACGCCGCGCATGTCGACGGAAGCGTGAGGTTCGTGTCGAATTTCGAATCACTCATCGATAATGACATGACCTTACCCACTTCTCTCATCGATAACCCAACGATGATGAAAATTTGGACCCGGTTGGACTCCAAATAG
- a CDS encoding phosphotransferase produces MVKTRTSTISELPHDVALPGLAVAAPDRMLEILRDSPSFAPANERETWQSCTMMEAIYQPGRACRIAYALGPDGANERQDLLYARWDPQTRQHESAVQLWGEGHGFEVYRYPRDRRMRQIRSMRRDTWLRRASETWFRQAWGEGRFADEGWRCTPIKYVPESRLVCRLKGHWTGAGDDKWARAYVRISRRNDAEQHHRALIRIRDALAAGGAAVTTPSPLGCMPNRHLLATEFVRGRSLKELAQNGSADDVVATVGKLASLYGCRPDLEGQESAFGTDRTQDMLRDLSYGGHDRADACRELDSWSEQRPPQPLSTGLVHGDLHCGQIIHRGDRVCVVDWERAALGDGTQDILNLALELSEASWLQTDYPDSGIDLASACVEAWRSAGGPWNENAVRWWAVRSLVLRAWGLMRHLRPQWPSSARHLLDRAVQVWNCGLGFVES; encoded by the coding sequence GTGGTGAAAACCCGCACGTCTACGATCTCAGAACTTCCGCACGACGTGGCCCTGCCGGGGCTCGCCGTCGCTGCTCCCGACCGCATGCTGGAGATCCTTCGGGATTCTCCGTCTTTCGCGCCCGCCAACGAGCGCGAAACATGGCAATCGTGCACTATGATGGAAGCAATCTACCAACCCGGTCGCGCGTGCCGGATTGCCTATGCACTGGGCCCGGACGGCGCGAACGAACGGCAAGATCTTCTTTATGCCCGTTGGGACCCGCAGACCCGCCAGCATGAAAGTGCGGTTCAGCTCTGGGGGGAGGGCCATGGTTTTGAGGTTTATCGCTATCCTCGTGATCGACGCATGAGGCAGATTCGCTCGATGCGGCGGGATACGTGGCTGCGAAGGGCATCGGAAACCTGGTTTCGGCAGGCATGGGGTGAGGGCCGCTTTGCTGACGAAGGGTGGAGGTGCACACCCATCAAGTATGTGCCCGAGTCACGCCTGGTGTGCCGTCTCAAGGGCCATTGGACGGGCGCGGGCGACGATAAATGGGCCAGGGCCTATGTTCGAATCTCGCGGCGCAACGATGCCGAACAGCACCATCGCGCCCTGATCAGGATTCGCGACGCCTTGGCGGCCGGAGGAGCCGCGGTCACGACGCCGTCCCCTCTGGGGTGCATGCCCAATCGACACCTTTTGGCCACAGAGTTTGTTCGTGGGCGTTCGCTCAAGGAGCTGGCCCAGAATGGTTCAGCGGATGACGTTGTTGCGACAGTAGGAAAGCTGGCCTCGCTTTACGGATGCCGTCCTGATTTGGAGGGACAGGAGTCTGCGTTCGGCACTGATCGAACCCAGGACATGCTGCGCGATCTTTCATACGGAGGCCATGATCGGGCCGACGCGTGCAGAGAATTGGATTCGTGGTCTGAACAGCGGCCTCCCCAACCACTTTCAACCGGACTTGTCCATGGCGACCTGCATTGTGGACAAATCATCCATCGCGGCGATCGGGTATGCGTGGTCGATTGGGAAAGGGCAGCGCTGGGAGATGGAACGCAGGACATTTTAAACCTCGCCTTGGAGCTTTCCGAAGCCTCTTGGTTGCAGACAGATTATCCCGACTCCGGCATCGATCTCGCCTCGGCTTGCGTTGAAGCATGGCGGTCCGCCGGTGGACCGTGGAATGAAAACGCCGTGCGCTGGTGGGCCGTTCGATCGCTCGTATTGCGCGCCTGGGGACTGATGCGCCACCTTCGACCTCAATGGCCATCGTCGGCGCGCCATCTGCTTGATCGAGCCGTACAAGTTTGGAATTGCGGCCTTGGATTTGTGGAGTCCTAG
- a CDS encoding aminoglycoside phosphotransferase family protein: MKRILESPKCDSDGDHAARWIEPAAVLDRLRREALIPRGWKVRELLIQRVFPAKPSSFGVQYRLVVHHARQGTAQGSVYLSPLVQSVSRPMPALKIDPTGVFTLTGLAVPVDGGRMLLHTADRDPQLPDLRAATSPLAMSRRLKLGYRARCRCLSYRPGKRCTLAYVDKHQSERFVVGKVFSNGLFDSAPALHRRVRAALQKATSDPFEIPRVLRSLADLRMIVFTGVPEVNGMCRTDLAVAAGRVLAGLHEIRNATHTPFRIEDETKAVERWIILIDRLRRLDSRTRRLHFWMKRVGRRLQQGPRVLLHRDFYDAQLVATRGGWALVDLDTVGVGDRELDIANYVAHLIWNGIRTYGPRKARREAATFLHSYLKRQRGKFPGLNGRRLRFYLVSSLVRVSLIHSLRSGEQVAAKSLLRVAERWARCPAQRCLPRLVNSRKD, translated from the coding sequence TTGAAACGGATTCTGGAAAGTCCAAAGTGCGATTCGGACGGTGATCACGCCGCGCGCTGGATCGAGCCGGCCGCCGTGCTGGATCGACTCCGACGAGAGGCACTCATCCCACGAGGGTGGAAGGTCCGGGAGCTACTTATTCAGCGCGTTTTTCCGGCCAAGCCCAGCAGCTTCGGGGTCCAGTATCGGCTCGTCGTGCACCATGCGCGGCAGGGGACGGCACAGGGCTCGGTCTATCTTTCACCCCTTGTGCAATCGGTCTCTCGGCCAATGCCTGCGTTGAAGATCGATCCGACCGGCGTGTTCACCCTTACGGGGCTCGCTGTTCCCGTCGATGGCGGCCGTATGCTCCTCCATACGGCGGACCGAGATCCACAACTCCCCGATCTTCGCGCCGCAACATCACCGCTCGCAATGTCGCGCCGTTTGAAGCTGGGGTACCGGGCGCGATGCAGATGCCTCAGTTACCGTCCAGGAAAGCGGTGCACCCTGGCCTATGTCGACAAGCACCAGAGCGAGCGCTTCGTCGTCGGCAAGGTCTTTAGCAACGGACTGTTTGATTCGGCGCCGGCCCTTCATCGCCGCGTACGGGCCGCTCTGCAAAAAGCGACATCGGACCCCTTCGAGATTCCGCGGGTGCTGCGGTCGCTGGCCGACCTTCGAATGATCGTCTTTACGGGCGTGCCGGAGGTAAACGGTATGTGCCGGACAGATCTTGCCGTCGCTGCCGGGAGGGTACTCGCCGGACTGCACGAGATTCGCAATGCCACGCACACGCCTTTTCGCATTGAGGACGAGACAAAGGCCGTAGAGCGTTGGATTATCCTGATCGACCGCCTGCGCCGGCTGGATTCGCGAACGCGGCGACTCCACTTCTGGATGAAAAGGGTTGGCCGTCGTCTACAGCAGGGTCCGCGGGTTCTCTTGCATCGAGATTTTTACGACGCACAGCTCGTGGCGACGCGCGGCGGCTGGGCACTCGTCGACCTCGATACGGTCGGCGTCGGCGATCGGGAGCTGGACATCGCCAATTACGTCGCCCATTTGATTTGGAATGGCATTCGGACCTATGGCCCGCGAAAAGCGCGGCGCGAGGCGGCCACCTTTCTCCATAGCTATCTAAAGCGCCAACGCGGCAAATTCCCTGGACTGAACGGCCGACGCTTGAGATTCTACCTCGTCAGCTCCCTCGTTCGGGTCTCTCTGATTCATTCGCTGCGCTCGGGCGAGCAGGTCGCTGCGAAATCACTCCTGCGCGTGGCGGAGCGCTGGGCTCGATGCCCCGCCCAGCGATGCCTTCCCCGGCTCGTCAACTCACGAAAGGATTAG
- a CDS encoding ABC transporter ATP-binding protein: MTRWRIKTVRGSLDLRKFCGTLIYFIGMLRGHGWVLTIAFLVNLVTIGLTLAAPWPVQVVIDHIILDKPYTRWLTTVLSHSNSPASLSIDSLLLVSCMAVVGIAAVIGFTDYVAQLLQAGAAHRIGNSLRRRLFKHLQCLSLNFHQSARTGDLLLRLTGDVTMVRDMLVDSLFDLAQSLLLTAAYLFVMFQLSPRLAWIALGTLPLVVLISMIMSIKLRAAVKKAREKEGDLISVAGEVLASISLVQAFTREQEEKERFSRMGRSSLRAGLKTVRLETQLARSVQIVTALGTCGILYGGVGEVRMGILTPGMLIVFLSYFNGLLKPIRQISKTAGRMAKASGCAERIKEILETEPEIKDSRGAVAAPPLAGRITFDDVSFGYRSDREVLQDIRFDILPGQHIALVGPTGAGKSTLIKLLLRFFDPTHGAVCFDGVDIRDYTVESLRRQISVVQQETVLFGTTVGENIAMGRAGTTLADVRAAAGTIGIDDWIMAMPNGYDTKVGERGVNFSGGQRQLIALARAVVRNGRILIFDEPTTGLDSRTEATVRAALRTVMRGRTTLIISHGARPLADVDRVFVMREGRIVQEGTGAQLLEQAGLFRELFASEEREPEDLPAEKGATW; this comes from the coding sequence GTGACAAGGTGGCGAATCAAAACCGTCCGCGGTTCACTTGACCTGCGGAAGTTCTGCGGAACGCTGATCTACTTCATCGGCATGTTGCGCGGTCATGGTTGGGTGTTGACGATCGCGTTTCTCGTCAATCTCGTGACCATCGGGCTGACGCTGGCCGCGCCCTGGCCCGTGCAGGTGGTCATCGATCACATCATTCTCGACAAACCGTATACGCGCTGGCTGACCACCGTGCTGAGCCACTCGAATTCCCCTGCGTCACTGTCGATCGATTCGCTACTACTGGTGAGCTGCATGGCCGTGGTGGGCATCGCCGCGGTCATTGGGTTTACCGACTACGTCGCCCAATTGCTCCAGGCCGGGGCGGCGCATCGGATCGGCAATTCGCTTCGCCGACGGTTGTTCAAGCACCTTCAGTGCCTGTCGCTCAACTTCCATCAAAGCGCCAGGACCGGCGATCTGCTACTTCGGCTGACGGGCGATGTGACGATGGTGCGCGATATGCTCGTGGATTCGCTCTTCGATCTCGCCCAGTCCCTCCTGCTGACCGCGGCCTACCTCTTCGTCATGTTTCAATTATCGCCGCGGCTCGCCTGGATCGCCCTTGGCACCCTTCCGCTAGTCGTTCTCATCTCGATGATCATGTCGATCAAGCTCCGCGCCGCTGTCAAGAAGGCTCGCGAGAAAGAAGGGGATCTGATCAGTGTCGCCGGAGAGGTCCTTGCAAGTATTTCCCTGGTGCAAGCTTTCACGCGCGAACAGGAGGAAAAAGAACGATTCTCGCGCATGGGTCGCTCCTCCCTCCGCGCCGGGCTTAAGACAGTACGGTTGGAGACACAGCTGGCCCGGTCGGTCCAGATCGTCACGGCCTTGGGCACCTGTGGAATCCTGTATGGTGGCGTGGGAGAAGTTCGGATGGGGATCCTGACACCGGGAATGCTCATCGTCTTCCTGTCTTATTTCAACGGATTACTCAAGCCGATTCGGCAGATTTCAAAAACCGCCGGTCGAATGGCCAAGGCCTCGGGTTGTGCCGAACGAATAAAAGAAATACTGGAAACTGAACCGGAGATCAAAGATAGCCGCGGTGCGGTGGCGGCGCCGCCCCTTGCGGGCCGAATCACATTCGACGACGTCTCGTTTGGCTATCGAAGCGACCGCGAGGTTCTCCAGGATATCCGCTTTGATATCCTGCCGGGGCAGCACATTGCCCTCGTCGGGCCCACCGGCGCCGGCAAGAGTACGCTGATCAAGCTCCTGCTGCGCTTCTTTGACCCAACCCATGGCGCCGTGTGCTTCGATGGCGTTGACATTAGAGATTACACGGTCGAATCTCTCCGTCGCCAGATCAGCGTCGTTCAACAGGAGACCGTGCTTTTCGGTACGACGGTTGGTGAAAATATCGCCATGGGCCGCGCGGGGACGACCCTCGCGGACGTTCGCGCGGCCGCCGGCACCATCGGCATTGACGACTGGATCATGGCCATGCCGAATGGGTACGACACCAAGGTCGGCGAACGGGGCGTGAACTTTTCCGGCGGCCAGCGCCAACTCATCGCTTTGGCCCGCGCGGTCGTGCGAAACGGCCGGATTCTGATTTTCGACGAACCTACCACGGGATTGGACAGCCGTACAGAAGCCACGGTGCGCGCCGCCCTGCGGACCGTCATGCGGGGCCGGACCACGTTGATCATTTCCCACGGTGCACGCCCCCTCGCGGATGTCGACCGGGTCTTCGTTATGCGCGAGGGTCGAATTGTTCAGGAGGGCACCGGCGCCCAACTGCTGGAACAAGCCGGGCTTTTCCGCGAACTCTTTGCAAGCGAAGAACGCGAGCCCGAAGACCTCCCCGCGGAGAAGGGGGCAACGTGGTGA
- a CDS encoding thermonuclease family protein, translating to MKSKRILVAFLVGILLLGGAIAAAFVSSNEGASDPAQQFAGGGKVRRLSGDRLKLRDGRDVEFAGVRLPYDHEPYAEDSRRVLAKWVDDEGVRLQFDELREHRKDRILAYVYANDTFINERLAREGLAFVKLRAGNRQHAELLLEAQESARAERKGIWSILTPTTQGEIRGDEAGATFHRPHCDKLPQSVTLIELQGTAAAFSKGMAPCGNCRPLDDTAN from the coding sequence ATGAAATCAAAACGAATCCTCGTCGCGTTCTTGGTCGGCATTTTGCTCCTCGGGGGCGCCATCGCCGCGGCTTTCGTCTCCTCTAATGAGGGCGCCAGCGACCCCGCACAACAATTCGCCGGCGGAGGAAAAGTCAGACGCCTCTCAGGGGATCGCCTCAAGCTCAGGGATGGTCGAGACGTGGAGTTTGCCGGCGTGCGACTACCCTACGACCATGAGCCTTACGCCGAGGACTCCCGCCGCGTCCTGGCAAAATGGGTGGACGATGAAGGCGTCCGTCTCCAGTTCGACGAGTTGCGGGAACATCGCAAGGACCGCATTCTCGCCTATGTCTACGCCAACGATACTTTTATCAACGAGCGGCTGGCGCGCGAAGGCTTGGCGTTTGTGAAATTGCGAGCCGGGAATCGGCAGCACGCCGAGTTACTCCTCGAGGCCCAAGAGAGTGCGCGGGCGGAGCGAAAGGGCATTTGGAGCATCCTAACTCCCACGACCCAGGGTGAGATCCGGGGCGACGAAGCAGGTGCGACCTTTCATCGGCCTCATTGCGACAAGCTCCCGCAAAGTGTGACGTTGATAGAGTTGCAGGGAACCGCCGCGGCGTTCTCCAAGGGGATGGCCCCTTGCGGGAATTGCCGGCCGTTGGACGACACCGCTAATTGA
- a CDS encoding HAMP domain-containing sensor histidine kinase — MARIKWYHYYIALATFDVLVIIGSLWLHHRTLGRFGELLNRAAVLDAQQRDLTSLSLRLVSLNAPGNRVFETRQVEAERIRYRKLRGDIDIQRRTGHIEPNELADFWNEVDSMCRAEEKIFEWMERAASTDDPSAKAEALVEAGKSMATMDAHQASALKLVGREHEATMNHTASMLLSHQQILLQQEQYELVFVGALVLVLGGIFWFFMKLQKTDASLAAERRERLATIGELCSSVAHGIQNPLSAIRSSAELIVDLGQVDGDSRRRAENVLIACGQLSRRVSRLLKFARSEERARTRLDAAAAIRDACREVQTSFDTKGIRLEIQGESDCLILADPDELATILIELLSNALDHSPTGEIVTALCRKKGRQVIIDIRDRGPGVPQQSASHIFDLFFTTKEHGTGIGLASVKRTVEALLGKIEHLSAPPGEKGSIFRVTLPVAAGGSDARRGPAFPGPSERSTA, encoded by the coding sequence ATGGCACGGATTAAATGGTATCACTACTACATCGCTTTAGCGACTTTCGACGTTTTGGTGATCATTGGTAGTCTGTGGCTCCATCATCGCACCCTCGGACGTTTCGGCGAACTTCTGAATCGGGCGGCTGTGTTGGATGCCCAACAGCGAGACCTGACGTCGTTGAGTCTTCGTCTGGTCTCGCTGAACGCGCCCGGAAACCGGGTCTTCGAGACGCGACAAGTCGAAGCGGAGCGCATTCGATATCGAAAGTTGCGGGGTGATATCGACATCCAACGAAGGACGGGGCACATCGAACCGAACGAGCTTGCCGATTTCTGGAATGAAGTGGATTCGATGTGCCGGGCCGAAGAGAAGATATTCGAATGGATGGAGCGAGCCGCCTCGACGGACGACCCGTCCGCCAAGGCGGAGGCGTTGGTCGAGGCCGGCAAGTCGATGGCGACGATGGATGCGCACCAGGCGAGCGCACTGAAGCTTGTGGGTCGCGAGCACGAAGCGACGATGAACCACACGGCGTCGATGCTCTTGAGCCATCAACAAATCCTTCTTCAACAGGAACAGTATGAACTGGTATTCGTTGGCGCGCTCGTCCTCGTACTGGGCGGCATCTTCTGGTTCTTCATGAAGTTGCAGAAGACCGACGCGTCACTGGCGGCGGAGCGTCGCGAACGGCTGGCGACCATCGGTGAACTGTGCTCCAGTGTCGCGCACGGCATCCAAAACCCACTCTCTGCGATCCGCAGTTCCGCCGAGTTGATCGTGGACCTCGGCCAGGTCGACGGCGACTCGCGCCGCCGCGCGGAAAACGTGCTGATTGCTTGCGGCCAGTTGAGCCGTCGCGTGAGCCGCTTGCTGAAATTCGCTCGGAGCGAGGAGCGGGCGCGGACACGACTGGATGCCGCCGCGGCAATTCGGGATGCGTGTCGGGAGGTGCAGACCTCCTTCGACACTAAGGGGATCCGCCTGGAGATCCAAGGCGAAAGCGACTGTCTGATACTGGCCGACCCCGATGAACTCGCCACGATACTGATCGAGCTTTTGTCGAATGCCCTGGACCACTCGCCGACCGGCGAAATCGTCACAGCCCTTTGCCGCAAGAAGGGCCGGCAGGTCATCATTGATATTCGCGACCGAGGCCCGGGCGTGCCGCAGCAATCCGCATCACATATCTTCGACCTTTTCTTCACGACGAAAGAACATGGCACCGGAATCGGCCTCGCCTCCGTCAAACGGACGGTTGAAGCGCTCCTGGGGAAAATCGAGCATTTGTCCGCCCCCCCCGGCGAGAAAGGCAGTATCTTCCGCGTGACGCTACCCGTCGCCGCCGGGGGGTCGGACGCAAGACGCGGGCCGGCATTCCCCGGCCCTTCGGAACGCTCGACGGCTTGA